The window AAGGCATGGAAGAGCTGGCTTAACTTGCAATGATCCCTTACACTCCCCCCAAACTCTCCTGGCCCAAGGATTGGTTCATCAAGCTGCTTTCGCTGCTTTTTGCCCTCTTCCTCTGGTATTTCGTCTCCAGCGAAGACCGGGTGGACATAAACGTCCAAATCCCTGTTGAGATCGTCAATCTCCCCCGCGACCTGATCATATCCAATCAGTACAAGACCTCACTCGACATCACCGTCAGCGGGCCAAGAGGACTGATCCGCAAGATCTCCCCAGGCATAACCCGCTCAATTGATCTCTCCAAGGCCACGCCCGGCAACATGGTTATCGCCAACGAACCTGACTCCATTTCCGTACCCCGGGGCGTGACTGTGCTGCGAATCACCCCCACCCATATCACCTTAAGCCTTGACCGCCTGATCAAAAAGACCCTGGCGATCAAACCAATCTCCCACGGGAAACTACCCGAGGAGTACGAACTAAAAGCTATCACCATCCAACCGGAAACCCTGGACGTTACCGGACCTCAGGACATCCTTGGCGATGAAACCATTATCCAAACCAATCCTATCGACCTGAGCGATATTACCGCCTCAACCAGCAAACAGATCTCTCTCGACCTCAAGCCGGAGGTGGCGGAGCTGATTGGCGCATCAGCTGTCTCCGCCCATATTGAAATTAATGACAAATTAATCGAAAAAGATCTTGCCAGAATCGAAATCTCACCCACTGGCCTCACTCCAAACCTTACCGCTAAACTTGTGCCCAGCCGCTTAAACATCAGGGTCCTCATCCCCATGGTCATGGCCAAAAAACAGAGCAAAACCCTCGGCGATCTTTTTTCAGCGACAGTCAATCTCCAGGACCTGCCCGCAGGAAACCATGACATCAAACCCGTCATCAACGGCCCGCCCGAAGTGACCATCCAGAAAATCTCCCCGGAATCCGTGGGAGTTATGATTCAGTAACAGCAAGTAATAATTATTTCATTTCAGCTTGGAGAAACTATGAGACGTCTTTTTGGCACTGATGGCGTGCGAGGCACGGCCAATATATATCCAATGACCAGTGAAATCGCCATGCAGATCGGTCGCGGTATCGCCTTTCTGGTCAAAGACAACAAACATGGACACCGGATCGTTATTGGCAAGGACACCAGGATCTCCGGATACATGATTGAAAACGCACTGGCCGCCGGCATCTGCTCCATGGGGGTTGATGTCCTCTTGGTCGGACCGCTGCCGACCCCCGCCATCGCCTTTATTACCCATTCAATGCGAGCCGACGCCGGGGTGGTCATCTCCGCCTCCCATAACCCGTTTCAGGATAACGGCATCAAGATCTTCTCCCGGGACGGCTTCAAGCTCCCCGACGAGATGGAGGCAGACATTGAGGACCTGATCTTCTCTCAGAAGATGGCAGCCCTCAGACCGGTAGCCGAAGAGATCGGTAAGGCCACCCGAATCGACGACGCCAAGGGCCGATACATCGTCTTTCTCAAGAACACCTTCCCCCCCAAATACACCCTGGACAACTTCCACATCGTTCTCGACTGTGCCCATGGAGCCACCTACGGCGTCGCCCCCCATGTCTTTGAGGAACTTGGGGCCAAAGTCACCGCTATTGGCATAAAACCGGACGGCAAAAACATCAACCACCAATGCGGGGCGCTTCACCCCGAACTCATCGCCGCCAAGGTCAAGGAAGTGGGAGCGGATATCGGCATCGCACTTGATGGCGACGGTGATCGCCTGATCGTTGTCGATGAAAAAGGGTCAATCATCGACGGTGACCATATCATGGCCATCTGCGCCGCCGACCTCATGGCCCGCAAGAAACTACGCAAAAAGACCTTGGTAGCCACGGTAATGAGTAATCTAGGTCTGGAGATCGCCATGGAGCGAATGGGCGGCCATCTCGTCCGCACCAAGGTCGGAGACCGCTATGTGGTGGAAGAGATGCGAGCCAACCGTTACAGCTTCGGCGGCGAACAGTCCGGCCACCTCATCTTCCTCGATCACTCCACCTCCGGCGACGGCACACTGGCAGCCCTTCAGCTATTGTCGATCATGATCAAACACGACAAACCGGTCTCACAACTCGCTACGATCATGGAGGCACTCCCCCAAGTACTGAAAAATGTGCGGACCACCAAACGCCTGGACCTGGACAACCTGCTGGATTTCCAGAAGGCGTGCCGTCAGATGGAGCAAAAACTTGGTAATGACGGCCGCATCCTGGTCCGCTTATCCGGCACAGAACCCCTGGTCAGGGTTATGCTTGAAGGCCAGGATCACGGAGAGATCAACCAGATGGCCGATGAACTCTGCGCCATCCTGCGTAAGGCAGATGGACAGTAAGTGGACAGTTTCAGCGTGTCTCATCACCTCCTTAATCCCCCCTATGGAACCACTACCCCTGAAGGCGTGTGACGCACTCTGTCAAACCGAAGAAACCGAAGCAAAATCGGATCGATTATACAAAAAACCTACCTCCCCGCAATGAAACACCGTCTTGACAGCCTCCTGGTCAACGCAGGACTGGCTCCCACCACCGAAAAGGCCCTAGCGCTGATCCTGGCAGGTCAAGTTACAGTTGCTGGACATCGGGCCGACAAGCCAGGGCTGCTGCTGAACGAAGGGACTGAGATTACACTCAAGGAGAGCGCCTGCCCATTTGTGAGCCGCGGCGGCATGAAGCTTGACAAAGCGCTCGACACCTTCCAGATCGACCCCAACGGACTTATCTGCGCCGACATCGGCGCCTCCACCGGCGGGTTTACTGACTGCCTGTTACAACACGGCGCAACAAAGGTCTATGCCATTGATGTCGGGTACGGCCAGCTCGCCTGGAGCCTGCGTCAAGACAGCCGGGTCATTGTCATGGAACGGACCAACGCCCGCCATCTTACTCCAGCCATGTTTCCAGACCCCATCAACCTGGCCGTAATCGATGCCGCCTTCATCTCACTCAAACTGCTACTCCCCCCCCTGCTGCCCCTGTTCAAGCAACACCCCATCGCTATCCTGGCCCTGATCAAACCGCAGTTCGAAGTGGATCGCGGAGCAACCGTGAGCGGTGTCGTGTCCGAGCCAGCGCTCCACCAACAGGTGATCGACAACATCCTGACCTTCTGCCACGGACTAGGCCTCACCGACCACGGCGTAACGGATTCTCCGATCCTCGGTCCCAAAGGCAATAAGGAATTTCTCGTGTACCTTACCGGAACAGGGCCTCTATCAATAGAATTATCCCCATGAAATATTCCATCACCCTCATAATCATCCTCCTACTCCCTCTCCCTACGCTATCTGCAGCAACACCAGAGACAGTAATTACCCTTGATGACTACCACTCCGGCATCTCGCCAAAGTGGAAAGAAAAAAAGTTCAAAGGCCAGACCCATTATCAGGCAAGCCTGAAGGATGGGCTGCCCTGCATCTCGGCGACCAGTTCAGCATCCGCCTCCGGACTGTTCTATGAGATCAGTTACGATCCTGAGACATCCCCGCTCCTTACTTGGCAATGGCAGATCGACAATGTTCTGACCACGGGTGACGCCACCAAAAAATCCGGTGATGACTATCCCGCCCGGATCTATGTCGTTTTTCCCAGCGCTTTTTTCTGGCGAACAAAAGCGCTGAATTATATTTGGGATACCCGCTTGCCCGTCGGAACTTTCATCGCCAATGCCTATACCTCAAATGCCATGATGATCGTTGTCGAAAGCGGGCCTGAGAAAAAAGGCCGCTGGATCTCCGAGAAACGCAACATCAGGGATGACTTCATCAAAGCCTTTGGAGAACCGCCCCCTAAAGTCGGGGCCATCGCCATCATGACCGATACCGACGACACTGGAGAAACCGCTCAGGCGTGGTACGGCCCCATTCAAATCCGCAAGACCATGCCGTAGCCCGCTTTTTGGTTGAAAATTCCACCCCAAAATCTTATAGAGAGTGAAGAGGGTAAAGGTACCTGCCGTTTTCTTACATCATCACCCCGACATAAACCGCTACACCAATTAGGAGTCCAAATGTTTCAAAAATTCTCGCCCCCACCCCTATGGCTTTCACTTTGTTTACTCACCCTCTTTCTTGCCGCACCTGGCCATGCAGCCGAATATGTCAGTGTCAACAAGGATGGCGCCAACATCCGTTCAGGCCCTGACACCAAGAACGACCTCCTCTGGGAAGTATACAAGGACTTCCCTCTGCAAGTCATCAAACGCCAAAAAGACTGGGCCCAAATCAAGGATTTCGACGGCGACCAGGGCTGGATCTTCATCAACCTGATCAGTAAGGATAAGCGAGTCATCGTCAAGGCAAACAGCGTCAATATGCGGAGCGAACCAAACACGGACGCAAAGGTCGTGGCCACAGTCAAGTATGGGGTGGTCTTCACTCCGATCGAGAAAAAAGGCCCTTGGCTGAAAGTTAAACACGAGGACGGCACCAGCGGCTGGATCTCAAGCTCCCTGGTCTGGCCGAGCGATATTTTGTAATTCAAATCTGATGGCATCACAAAAAGTCCGATCTACGGCGTTGCGTGGCTTTTTGAGAGACTGTCAAACCCTTCATTCTCCCCCTCAAGAGAACCCCCCTGAGACGATGCCCAACTTGCCGCAGAAATCCCTGCATGGCCCTGCTCCCGGCAAGAGGGAGACACCGAAAAACAAACAGGAATCAATGACAAAACCAGTTATTCTCTACGTTGACGATGAGGAAATTAATCTATCCAACTTCGTCCTCTTCTTTCAGAACGA of the Desulfobulbaceae bacterium genome contains:
- a CDS encoding YbbR-like domain-containing protein yields the protein MIPYTPPKLSWPKDWFIKLLSLLFALFLWYFVSSEDRVDINVQIPVEIVNLPRDLIISNQYKTSLDITVSGPRGLIRKISPGITRSIDLSKATPGNMVIANEPDSISVPRGVTVLRITPTHITLSLDRLIKKTLAIKPISHGKLPEEYELKAITIQPETLDVTGPQDILGDETIIQTNPIDLSDITASTSKQISLDLKPEVAELIGASAVSAHIEINDKLIEKDLARIEISPTGLTPNLTAKLVPSRLNIRVLIPMVMAKKQSKTLGDLFSATVNLQDLPAGNHDIKPVINGPPEVTIQKISPESVGVMIQ
- a CDS encoding phosphoglucosamine mutase encodes the protein MRRLFGTDGVRGTANIYPMTSEIAMQIGRGIAFLVKDNKHGHRIVIGKDTRISGYMIENALAAGICSMGVDVLLVGPLPTPAIAFITHSMRADAGVVISASHNPFQDNGIKIFSRDGFKLPDEMEADIEDLIFSQKMAALRPVAEEIGKATRIDDAKGRYIVFLKNTFPPKYTLDNFHIVLDCAHGATYGVAPHVFEELGAKVTAIGIKPDGKNINHQCGALHPELIAAKVKEVGADIGIALDGDGDRLIVVDEKGSIIDGDHIMAICAADLMARKKLRKKTLVATVMSNLGLEIAMERMGGHLVRTKVGDRYVVEEMRANRYSFGGEQSGHLIFLDHSTSGDGTLAALQLLSIMIKHDKPVSQLATIMEALPQVLKNVRTTKRLDLDNLLDFQKACRQMEQKLGNDGRILVRLSGTEPLVRVMLEGQDHGEINQMADELCAILRKADGQ
- a CDS encoding TlyA family RNA methyltransferase, yielding MKHRLDSLLVNAGLAPTTEKALALILAGQVTVAGHRADKPGLLLNEGTEITLKESACPFVSRGGMKLDKALDTFQIDPNGLICADIGASTGGFTDCLLQHGATKVYAIDVGYGQLAWSLRQDSRVIVMERTNARHLTPAMFPDPINLAVIDAAFISLKLLLPPLLPLFKQHPIAILALIKPQFEVDRGATVSGVVSEPALHQQVIDNILTFCHGLGLTDHGVTDSPILGPKGNKEFLVYLTGTGPLSIELSP
- a CDS encoding DUF3047 domain-containing protein, with product MKYSITLIIILLLPLPTLSAATPETVITLDDYHSGISPKWKEKKFKGQTHYQASLKDGLPCISATSSASASGLFYEISYDPETSPLLTWQWQIDNVLTTGDATKKSGDDYPARIYVVFPSAFFWRTKALNYIWDTRLPVGTFIANAYTSNAMMIVVESGPEKKGRWISEKRNIRDDFIKAFGEPPPKVGAIAIMTDTDDTGETAQAWYGPIQIRKTMP
- a CDS encoding SH3 domain-containing protein; this translates as MFQKFSPPPLWLSLCLLTLFLAAPGHAAEYVSVNKDGANIRSGPDTKNDLLWEVYKDFPLQVIKRQKDWAQIKDFDGDQGWIFINLISKDKRVIVKANSVNMRSEPNTDAKVVATVKYGVVFTPIEKKGPWLKVKHEDGTSGWISSSLVWPSDIL